A region of the Myxococcus stipitatus DSM 14675 genome:
TCTATCGCCGCGTGCAGAAGGACGGGCAGCCCGTGAAGGACTACGCGCTGCGAAGCGCCTCGCGCGAGGTACGCGCCGGGCGGCTGAAGGCGATGCTGGAGGCGGGGGAGGCGCAAGAGGTCCCAGACCATCCCGTCCTCAAGCTGCTCTCGGACCCCAACGACCATCTCACCGGGCGCAGTGTGACGAAGCTCGTTCAGGTGTACCTGGACTTGGTGGGCGAGGCGTTTCTGGTGCTGGAGCGCGTGGGTGGGGTGCCGGTGGGCTTCTGGCCGGTGCCTCCGAGCACCGTCACGAGGTTGCCCGCCCTGGACGTGCCCCGCGAGCAACGCATGTACACCGTGACGGTGGGCAAGGTGTCGCGGGAAATTCCGGCCAGCGACGTGTTGCATCTGCGCAACCTGGACCCCGAGGACCCGCTGGGGCGCGGCATCGGCCCTGCCTACGCGCTGGGGGATGAGCTGGACACGGACGAGTACGTGGCTCGGTTCCTCAAGACGTCCTTCTGGAACAACATGCTGCCGCCTGCCATCGCCTCAATTGAGGGCCTGTCGGATGCGAACAGCGCGGGTGCGAGGACTTTCAAAGAGTCGCTGGCCCGCGAGCACCAGGGCCCAGACAAGGCGGGGAAGCTGCTCATCACCAGTGGGAAGGTGACGTTTGCTCGGCTGGACACGAGCTTCAAGGACATGCAGCTCGTGGAGTTGCGCCGCTTCCTGATGGACTTCGTGCGGATGACCTTCCGGGTGCCTCCTGAAATCGTGGGAGACATCTCCAGCTCGAACAAGGCCACGGCCTTCGCGGCGCGGGAGAATCTCGCGGAACAGGCGACGCTTCCACGCATGGAGTTCCTGCGCACCGAGTACCAGATGCGACTGATGTCTCTGCTGGGCGACGAAGGGGCCATCCTCGACTACGACAGTCCCGTGCCGGCGGACCGCGAGCATCAGCTCCGTGTGATGGGCACGATGCCGGAGGCTTTCAGCTACGATGAATGGCGCGAGTTGGCGGGACTCCGGCCGGACCCGAGTCGGCAGGGGTACCCTCTTCCGCTGCCGGGCCAGTCTCCACTCGAAGTTGAGGGGTAAATTTCGTCCCGAGTGGTCATGGCGTCATTTGCCATGAGGACCGATAGACATCGATCTTTCGAGCAGTCCAGTGTCGTTTCTCCCACATGGAAGTACCATTGGTGATCTTCACCTCACTATGCATCACGTCGTATACGGATGATGTGATCCATGATGTGTAGATTCCCTCACGCAAAGAGCAGAGTTTTGCTGCGTAATTCGCTGCTCGCCCCACCCAGACAAGGTCATTAGACCCTCGGATGCCAGTTCGAGCTGCAAATAAAGTACTTGTATCTACACCAACTGATTGTCGGACCTCGTACGTGCTCGTTGGATACTGTGCCTTGAGTGCTGGATTGATAATCTTAGTTACTGCGTAGTCGATTTTGAGTGCTGCCCTGACGGCCGATGTGTTTTTGGTGTCTCCAATGAAGACGCCCATTACTCTGTCGCCGTCAAATGCAGTGATTGTTCCGCCCTCGGCCTTGATGATTCTTGATGCGCACACTAGATATGTCTTGTATATCTCTGCCGCGAAGGGTGCCTTGTAATCATTTACGAGTTCCGTGGATTCCGCCAAGTCGGCATACAAAACTGTGGCGTCGAGTTCAACAGCATCGTTTCCTAGTGCAATATCTTCTGGTTCGGGGACCTGTTGCCCAGTTCTCTTCTTCCAGTCAGTCTTAAAGATCGCCACCACTTCGGAATTGAGATCGTCTTTCAGTGCCATTTGAGGGAAGTCCGTGTCTATCTCGTGCCAACTCGTTTGATGACGTTTTCGATTTCGGTACAGGCTGGCCCAAGCGCCGCCGAGAGATCC
Encoded here:
- a CDS encoding phage portal protein, giving the protein MGFWDRMKAAVGREPRKGTGLELARWQQAPPRRGTAQLLAAYREMPWLRACVDVVADSVAGVQWRVYRRVQKDGQPVKDYALRSASREVRAGRLKAMLEAGEAQEVPDHPVLKLLSDPNDHLTGRSVTKLVQVYLDLVGEAFLVLERVGGVPVGFWPVPPSTVTRLPALDVPREQRMYTVTVGKVSREIPASDVLHLRNLDPEDPLGRGIGPAYALGDELDTDEYVARFLKTSFWNNMLPPAIASIEGLSDANSAGARTFKESLAREHQGPDKAGKLLITSGKVTFARLDTSFKDMQLVELRRFLMDFVRMTFRVPPEIVGDISSSNKATAFAARENLAEQATLPRMEFLRTEYQMRLMSLLGDEGAILDYDSPVPADREHQLRVMGTMPEAFSYDEWRELAGLRPDPSRQGYPLPLPGQSPLEVEG
- a CDS encoding adenylate/guanylate cyclase domain-containing protein codes for the protein MALKDDLNSEVVAIFKTDWKKRTGQQVPEPEDIALGNDAVELDATVLYADLAESTELVNDYKAPFAAEIYKTYLVCASRIIKAEGGTITAFDGDRVMGVFIGDTKNTSAVRAALKIDYAVTKIINPALKAQYPTSTYEVRQSVGVDTSTLFAARTGIRGSNDLVWVGRAANYAAKLCSLREGIYTSWITSSVYDVMHSEVKITNGTSMWEKRHWTARKIDVYRSSWQMTP